The proteins below are encoded in one region of Streptomyces marianii:
- a CDS encoding MATE family efflux transporter: protein MDTSAPRPPAKAESARQSLQIGRLAVPMILGEIVGYLTMLTLVAMIGHMGGNALYVRSLFLPLGMVFSAINAALAVSTQVACAMSKGRDAPEEAFPLTVSMAKVWMVVGTSLTLLLSLGAPAFASFFHVPDSAQHEFIWFLRWMSVVSLLGFGPALCASALRGFGFARQGLVLTLVSSVVEIALVAWLGFGTGLGMNSLPIAAAVCAVAGTAAGLWLLRRAGLWWRGQRAPWQPATLGHIRSVGLPVGATLGIISLYSLALVWVLGPFGEATVAGFSTASSVQSLIIMPALVIGSATAIVINQQRGAGDHGSVAPTYRSGVLLSFAVFAVIALVTFFSGDLIAQMMTGDDEAAAAAARYLGIVSLTYVVEGPVLVALTLLEHIGGGGRAVVLNIVYFGGNIAVGRWAVAAADSPDGLYWTVAVSNLVSAVALVAAAIYVRKLVAEAKRSEAGAC from the coding sequence GTGGACACGTCCGCCCCCCGGCCCCCCGCCAAAGCGGAATCGGCCCGGCAGTCGCTGCAGATCGGCCGCCTCGCCGTCCCCATGATCTTGGGGGAGATCGTCGGCTACCTGACCATGCTGACCCTGGTGGCGATGATCGGACACATGGGCGGCAACGCGCTGTACGTGCGCTCACTCTTCCTGCCCCTCGGCATGGTGTTCAGTGCCATCAACGCCGCCCTCGCAGTCAGTACCCAGGTCGCTTGCGCGATGAGCAAGGGCAGGGACGCCCCCGAGGAAGCCTTCCCGCTCACCGTGAGCATGGCGAAGGTTTGGATGGTGGTCGGAACCTCACTGACCCTGCTGCTCTCCCTCGGCGCACCCGCTTTCGCCTCGTTCTTCCACGTGCCGGACTCCGCACAACACGAGTTCATCTGGTTCCTGAGGTGGATGTCCGTGGTCAGCCTGCTGGGCTTCGGACCCGCCCTCTGCGCGTCTGCCCTGCGCGGCTTTGGATTCGCCAGGCAAGGCCTCGTACTCACGCTGGTGAGCTCTGTCGTCGAGATAGCGCTCGTGGCCTGGCTCGGCTTCGGCACCGGCCTCGGAATGAACAGCCTGCCGATCGCCGCCGCCGTCTGCGCCGTGGCCGGCACGGCCGCGGGCCTGTGGCTGCTGCGCCGTGCGGGACTGTGGTGGCGCGGGCAGCGTGCCCCATGGCAGCCCGCGACGCTCGGCCACATCAGGTCCGTCGGCCTGCCTGTGGGCGCCACTCTCGGTATCATCTCCCTCTACAGCCTGGCCCTGGTCTGGGTGCTCGGCCCCTTCGGCGAGGCGACGGTGGCAGGCTTCTCCACCGCCTCTTCGGTGCAGAGCCTGATCATCATGCCCGCGCTCGTGATCGGTTCGGCCACGGCGATCGTCATCAACCAGCAGCGGGGCGCCGGTGACCATGGGAGCGTGGCGCCGACCTACCGCAGCGGTGTCCTGCTGTCCTTCGCCGTCTTCGCAGTCATCGCCCTGGTGACCTTCTTCAGCGGGGACCTGATCGCCCAGATGATGACCGGTGACGACGAAGCGGCCGCGGCGGCCGCCCGGTACCTGGGCATTGTGAGCCTCACCTATGTGGTCGAGGGGCCCGTCCTGGTCGCCCTGACGCTGCTCGAGCACATCGGAGGCGGCGGCCGCGCCGTGGTCCTGAACATCGTCTACTTCGGCGGGAACATCGCGGTCGGCCGCTGGGCGGTCGCCGCGGCCGACAGCCCCGACGGCCTCTACTGGACCGTGGCCGTCTCCAATCTGGTCAGCGCGGTGGCCCTCGTCGCGGCGGCCATCTATGTACGCAAGCTCGTCGCCGAGGCCAAGAGATCCGAGGCGGGGGCATGCTAG